From a single Okeanomitos corallinicola TIOX110 genomic region:
- a CDS encoding fatty acid desaturase, with amino-acid sequence MTTSLIKDQENFVYADLSKDEIKLKHIIKSLPKECFQKNSRKAWTTVFLSLSMAALGYYFLAISPWFLLPLAWIFTGTALTGFFVIGHDCGHRSFSNSRWVNDVVGHFFMMFLIYPFHSWRIKHNHHHKHTNKLDEDNAWHPIRPEVFEGWDTTRQSAFQLFMQKRLWWVGSIGHWAVVHFDARKFQEKDRASVKLSVAVVIAFAAIVFPTLIITTGVWGFIKFWFIPWMVYHFWMSTFTIVHHTIADVPFKTADKWNEAMAQLFGTIHCDYPRWVEVLCHDINVHVPHHISTAIPSYNLRLAYDSIKKNWGEHLHDELKFSWGLMKQITNECQLYQTDIGYTTFDEYYSQK; translated from the coding sequence ATGACTACATCACTGATCAAAGACCAGGAGAATTTCGTCTATGCAGACCTTAGTAAAGACGAAATCAAACTAAAACATATCATCAAAAGTTTACCCAAGGAGTGTTTTCAGAAAAATAGCCGCAAGGCATGGACAACAGTATTTTTAAGTTTGTCTATGGCCGCACTAGGCTATTATTTTTTGGCAATTTCGCCCTGGTTTCTTCTCCCCCTAGCATGGATTTTTACAGGAACTGCTTTAACAGGATTTTTTGTTATTGGTCATGACTGCGGACATCGTTCTTTTTCCAATAGTCGTTGGGTAAATGATGTTGTTGGTCATTTTTTCATGATGTTTTTAATTTACCCTTTTCACAGTTGGAGAATTAAACATAATCATCACCATAAACATACCAATAAACTTGATGAGGATAACGCCTGGCATCCCATCAGACCAGAAGTTTTTGAAGGTTGGGACACAACCAGACAGTCTGCTTTTCAATTATTTATGCAGAAGCGTTTGTGGTGGGTAGGTTCTATTGGACATTGGGCTGTTGTCCATTTTGATGCTCGCAAGTTCCAAGAAAAAGACCGAGCTAGTGTTAAATTATCTGTGGCTGTAGTTATCGCTTTTGCAGCTATTGTTTTCCCAACTTTAATTATTACAACTGGTGTTTGGGGCTTTATTAAATTCTGGTTTATTCCTTGGATGGTTTACCATTTCTGGATGAGTACCTTTACCATTGTTCACCACACAATTGCAGATGTTCCTTTCAAAACTGCTGATAAGTGGAATGAAGCTATGGCACAGTTATTTGGAACTATCCACTGTGATTATCCCCGCTGGGTAGAAGTGCTTTGTCACGATATTAATGTTCACGTTCCCCACCATATTTCTACTGCAATACCTTCTTATAATTTGCGGTTAGCTTACGACAGCATCAAGAAAAATTGGGGTGAGCATCTTCATGATGAACTAAAATTTTCTTGGGGTTTGATGAAGCAAATTACTAACGAATGTCAACTTTATCAAACTGACATTGGTTATACAACTTTTGATGAATATTACTCTCAGAAATAA
- a CDS encoding DUF3474 domain-containing protein has translation MQLDSVQFNQNSVLKSAQDEEKLPFTLADLKAAIPAECFQPNVAKSLYYFFRDVAIVAGLYALANYLDSWYFWPIFWVMQGTMFWALFVVGHDCGHQSFSKHKWLNDLVGHLSHIPILVPYHGWRISHRTHHKNTGSIENDESWYPLSESQYQELPWLQKVIRYYLFLPLAYPIYLFQRTPGKSGSHFDPRSSLFKPSEKWDIITSTTLWICMVGLLGFLTYQWGWMWLIKYYAGPYIVFVIWLDLVTYLHHTEQELPWYRGDNWTFLKGAISTIDRDYGIFNHIHHDIGTHVAHHIFLNMPHYNLLKATEAIKPVMGDYYYKSDVPIWKALLHSAKVCRFVPDEGAKVYHTYEHETVK, from the coding sequence GTGCAATTAGATTCAGTTCAATTCAATCAAAATTCTGTGCTTAAATCTGCTCAGGATGAAGAAAAACTTCCGTTTACTCTCGCAGATTTAAAAGCTGCTATTCCCGCTGAATGTTTTCAGCCTAATGTAGCTAAATCTCTCTATTACTTTTTCCGTGATGTTGCTATTGTTGCTGGTTTATATGCACTAGCAAATTATTTAGATTCTTGGTATTTCTGGCCAATTTTCTGGGTAATGCAAGGAACTATGTTTTGGGCTTTGTTTGTGGTTGGCCATGACTGCGGACACCAATCTTTTTCTAAGCATAAATGGTTAAATGATTTGGTTGGTCATCTTTCCCATATTCCCATTCTTGTGCCTTATCACGGTTGGAGAATTAGCCACAGAACTCACCACAAAAATACTGGCAGTATAGAAAATGATGAAAGCTGGTATCCTCTAAGCGAATCTCAATATCAAGAATTACCTTGGTTACAAAAAGTAATTCGCTATTATCTGTTTTTGCCACTAGCTTATCCCATCTATTTGTTTCAACGCACTCCTGGTAAAAGTGGTTCACATTTTGACCCCAGAAGTTCGCTGTTTAAACCTTCTGAAAAGTGGGATATTATCACTAGCACTACCCTATGGATTTGTATGGTAGGTTTGTTAGGTTTTCTTACTTACCAATGGGGTTGGATGTGGTTAATTAAATACTACGCTGGGCCTTACATTGTGTTTGTGATTTGGTTGGATTTGGTGACTTATTTACATCACACTGAACAGGAATTACCTTGGTATCGTGGTGATAATTGGACTTTTTTGAAAGGTGCAATTTCTACTATTGATAGAGATTATGGGATTTTTAACCATATCCATCATGATATCGGTACTCATGTTGCCCATCATATCTTTTTGAATATGCCTCACTATAATTTGTTGAAGGCGACGGAGGCAATTAAACCTGTGATGGGTGATTATTACTATAAGTCTGATGTTCCTATTTGGAAGGCATTATTGCATTCTGCAAAGGTTTGTCGTTTTGTTCCAGATGAAGGTGCAAAGGTTTATCACACTTATGAGCATGAGACTGTGAAATAA
- a CDS encoding glutamate-5-semialdehyde dehydrogenase → MTVEAFDDCPEPMNSAKRAYQASLKLGTTKGADRSRAVLAMAEALNNSLDDILEANTLDLEASREMAVPELILDWLKLTPSRLENTVEILQRLGELSDPLRKVRIADYQQEDSQSYLQLMPLGVIGFIYEAFPELGAIAAGFCLKTGNSVILKGSAEASHSNAIIAEVLQTAINEVGLPTGCIELVTTEHGTSLRDLVTQDQYLSLVIPYGRSSLIQQVVRQATCPVLKSAMGNCYLYWSLNGSLEMVRWMILDSHESEPDPVNAIEKVLIHRQALPSSLSVLWNSLTEKGFELKGDAELVEAFPQLQLAKEGEWETPYLNKTIAFKLVDSLDNAIAWINQYSSGHADSIVTDSYQESRQFALGVNSASTYINASPRFARNSSRGDAVFLGMSNQKGHRRGFISLETLTTVKHIIQGNGRF, encoded by the coding sequence ATGACTGTTGAAGCTTTTGATGATTGTCCCGAACCAATGAACAGTGCCAAACGCGCTTATCAAGCTTCCCTGAAGTTAGGAACTACTAAAGGGGCAGATAGAAGTCGTGCTGTGCTGGCAATGGCGGAAGCACTTAACAATTCTCTTGACGATATTCTCGAAGCCAATACCTTGGATCTGGAAGCTAGTCGAGAAATGGCAGTACCAGAATTAATTTTAGATTGGTTAAAGCTAACACCTTCTAGGTTAGAAAATACTGTGGAGATTCTCCAACGCTTGGGAGAATTATCAGATCCCTTGCGAAAGGTGAGAATTGCTGATTATCAACAGGAAGATTCTCAAAGTTATCTCCAGTTAATGCCTTTGGGTGTAATTGGATTTATTTATGAGGCGTTTCCGGAGTTAGGGGCGATCGCTGCGGGTTTTTGTTTGAAAACTGGTAACAGTGTCATCCTCAAAGGTAGTGCAGAAGCGAGTCATTCCAATGCTATCATTGCCGAAGTTTTACAAACTGCTATTAATGAAGTAGGTTTACCAACAGGTTGTATAGAATTAGTCACCACTGAACATGGTACTTCTTTACGGGATTTAGTCACCCAAGATCAATATTTAAGTTTAGTTATACCCTATGGACGTTCTAGCTTAATTCAGCAGGTAGTTAGACAGGCTACCTGTCCCGTGTTAAAGTCTGCAATGGGAAATTGTTATCTTTATTGGTCGCTCAATGGTAGTTTAGAGATGGTTAGGTGGATGATTTTGGATAGCCACGAAAGTGAACCAGATCCGGTAAATGCCATTGAAAAAGTTTTAATCCATCGTCAAGCTTTACCATCTTCCTTGTCTGTGTTGTGGAATAGTTTAACAGAGAAGGGTTTTGAACTCAAAGGAGATGCGGAACTAGTAGAAGCCTTTCCCCAACTGCAATTAGCAAAAGAAGGAGAATGGGAAACACCATACTTAAACAAAACTATAGCTTTTAAATTAGTAGATAGTTTAGATAATGCGATCGCCTGGATTAATCAATATAGTAGCGGTCATGCTGATTCTATTGTTACAGATTCCTATCAAGAAAGTCGGCAATTTGCATTAGGGGTAAATAGCGCATCTACTTATATTAATGCTTCTCCCCGATTTGCCCGTAATTCCTCACGGGGTGATGCGGTATTTTTAGGAATGTCTAATCAAAAAGGACACCGCAGAGGGTTTATTAGTTTGGAAACCTTAACCACTGTGAAGCATATTATTCAGGGGAATGGAAGGTTTTAA
- the ribH gene encoding 6,7-dimethyl-8-ribityllumazine synthase, translating into MAVFEGTFTQTEPLRFALVIGRFNDLVTMKLVAGCQDCLKRHGIDPDPQGDQVDYVWVPGSFEVPTVARQLALSHRYDAIICLGAVIKGQTPHFDYVSAEVAKGIAAASFQTGVPVIFGILTTDTMQQALERAGIKSNHGWDYAMNAIEMASLMRQLNSNLAESYPSNAQSLPASIKSSVQSEVV; encoded by the coding sequence ATGGCAGTTTTTGAGGGAACTTTTACCCAAACAGAGCCTTTGCGGTTTGCTTTGGTGATTGGTAGATTTAATGATTTAGTTACCATGAAGCTGGTAGCAGGATGTCAAGATTGCCTAAAACGTCACGGTATAGATCCTGATCCCCAAGGGGATCAAGTAGATTATGTTTGGGTTCCCGGTAGTTTTGAAGTTCCTACAGTAGCTCGTCAATTGGCACTCTCCCATCGTTATGATGCCATAATTTGTTTAGGTGCGGTCATCAAGGGACAGACACCCCATTTTGATTATGTTTCCGCTGAAGTTGCCAAAGGTATTGCAGCGGCCAGTTTCCAAACAGGTGTACCCGTAATTTTTGGAATTTTGACCACAGATACCATGCAGCAAGCGCTGGAAAGAGCCGGAATCAAGAGTAACCACGGCTGGGATTATGCGATGAACGCCATAGAAATGGCCAGCCTCATGCGTCAATTAAATTCTAACCTGGCAGAATCTTATCCTAGTAATGCTCAGTCTCTACCAGCATCAATCAAGAGTTCTGTGCAGTCAGAAGTAGTTTAG
- the psbZ gene encoding photosystem II reaction center protein PsbZ, translated as MSIVFQAALVSLVLMSFVLVVGVPVAYATPQNWGESKKLLWVGSGVWIVLVLLVGVLNFFVV; from the coding sequence ATGAGTATAGTATTTCAAGCTGCTTTAGTATCTCTAGTTCTAATGTCCTTTGTTCTAGTTGTGGGTGTTCCTGTTGCTTATGCAACTCCTCAAAACTGGGGTGAATCCAAAAAATTGCTTTGGGTTGGTTCTGGAGTTTGGATTGTCCTAGTGCTTTTAGTTGGTGTATTAAACTTTTTTGTGGTTTAG
- a CDS encoding CBS domain-containing protein has product MDLILCHTTADFDALGAAVGLSCLKPGSKIVLTGGAHPPVRDFLALYRDEFPLIERRSVSPQTIRSLMVVDTQQRDRLGKAAEWFNLPNVEEIIVYDHHLQQNSDIPTTNLYIDQVGATTTLMVEELQKLGISLTSAQATVMALGIHVDTGSLTYNQSTPRDALALAWLMQQGASLSVISTYRDPGLSPQLQQLLTKALDSLEYVCLRGYTIAWVTLRTDEFVPGLSHLVSELVELTEIDAILLGHKYCLENGELKLTVIGRTQIPQTNLNLLFQAFGGGGHSQAASLNIRTSEPQSVLQELLSGLKSQIPHPPTARDIMSSPVRTIRPETTISEAQRILLRYGHSGLSVVNDQGKLVGIISRRDLDIAFHHGFNHAPVKGYMKTNLKTITPDTTLPQIESLIVTYDIGRLPVLENDNLVGIVTRTDVLRELYQADVANKKGDKKGENRINLPQLQNKLTPQLWQLLKIASQEAEKRGWHLYLVGGAVRDLILSEAENGTLMINDIDLVVDGFHRAADVGAGVELAKALQEIYKNARLEIHGAFQTAALLWHKDSELDSLWVDIATSRTEFYPYPAANPEVEASSIRQDLYRRDFTINAMALRLTVPRSGELLDFFGGFLDLQAKQIRVLHANSFIEDPTRIYRGVRFAVRFGFTFEEETAESISYAINSGVYERTTQENIRTPALQTRLKTELKYILEAPYWQSALQLLDELDALQCIHYSLKLNKDILRKLRLLDICLRRFDKQQSLNHWQMRLELLIAHLAPQYRAKVAKNLQLADDSIMRLKKLADRQNEVITSLPNCDLSSQVVHFLKKYDLQTLILIALQSQREVRNKIWVYLTRLANVQPLLNGNDLKQLGYKPSPIFKQILDDLLKATLDGTIKDKDEAREFLANNYPQ; this is encoded by the coding sequence ATGGATTTAATTCTTTGTCACACAACTGCTGATTTTGATGCTCTCGGTGCTGCTGTGGGGTTAAGTTGCCTCAAGCCAGGGAGTAAGATTGTTTTAACTGGGGGAGCGCATCCACCAGTACGGGATTTTTTGGCTTTGTATCGGGATGAGTTTCCTTTAATTGAAAGGCGCTCTGTCAGTCCTCAAACTATTCGCTCTTTAATGGTTGTAGATACTCAACAGCGCGATCGCCTGGGTAAAGCAGCTGAATGGTTTAATTTACCCAATGTGGAGGAAATCATAGTTTATGACCATCATTTACAGCAAAATAGTGATATTCCTACCACAAATTTATATATTGATCAGGTAGGTGCTACTACAACTTTAATGGTAGAAGAACTACAAAAACTTGGTATTTCTTTGACTTCTGCTCAAGCAACAGTAATGGCTTTGGGAATTCATGTTGATACTGGTTCTTTAACTTACAACCAATCTACTCCTAGAGATGCTTTAGCTTTGGCTTGGTTAATGCAGCAAGGGGCAAGTTTATCTGTAATTTCAACTTACCGTGATCCTGGTTTATCGCCCCAATTGCAACAATTATTAACTAAGGCATTGGACAGTTTAGAATATGTATGTCTGCGGGGATATACAATTGCTTGGGTGACTTTGAGAACGGATGAATTTGTCCCTGGTTTATCACATTTAGTTTCAGAGTTGGTTGAGTTAACAGAAATTGACGCAATTTTATTAGGTCATAAATACTGTTTAGAAAATGGAGAATTAAAGTTAACTGTAATTGGCAGAACCCAAATTCCTCAGACAAATCTGAATCTTTTATTCCAAGCTTTTGGTGGTGGTGGACATTCCCAAGCTGCATCTTTGAATATTCGTACTTCTGAACCACAATCAGTTTTACAAGAACTTTTATCAGGATTAAAATCACAAATTCCCCATCCTCCCACAGCTAGAGATATCATGTCATCTCCTGTGCGAACTATTCGCCCAGAAACAACTATTTCTGAAGCGCAGAGAATTTTATTACGGTATGGACATTCTGGTTTATCCGTGGTTAATGATCAAGGAAAATTAGTAGGGATCATTTCTCGACGTGATTTAGATATTGCTTTTCATCATGGTTTTAATCATGCCCCAGTTAAAGGGTATATGAAAACTAATTTAAAGACGATTACACCAGATACTACTTTACCACAAATCGAATCTTTAATAGTTACCTATGACATTGGACGTTTACCAGTTTTAGAAAATGATAATTTAGTTGGTATTGTAACAAGAACAGATGTTTTAAGGGAATTATATCAAGCTGATGTAGCAAATAAAAAAGGAGACAAGAAAGGTGAAAATAGAATTAATTTACCGCAATTACAAAATAAATTAACTCCCCAACTTTGGCAGTTATTAAAAATTGCATCTCAGGAAGCGGAAAAACGAGGTTGGCATCTTTATTTAGTTGGTGGTGCAGTGCGGGATTTAATCTTATCAGAAGCTGAAAATGGAACTTTAATGATTAATGATATTGATTTAGTTGTTGATGGTTTTCATCGAGCAGCAGATGTGGGTGCAGGTGTGGAATTAGCGAAAGCATTACAAGAAATTTATAAAAATGCTAGGTTGGAAATTCATGGTGCATTTCAAACTGCGGCTTTATTGTGGCATAAAGATTCAGAATTAGATTCTTTGTGGGTAGATATTGCCACTTCGAGAACTGAATTTTATCCTTATCCCGCAGCTAACCCAGAAGTGGAAGCTAGTTCTATTCGCCAAGATTTATATAGGAGAGATTTTACTATTAATGCAATGGCGTTAAGGTTAACTGTTCCGAGAAGTGGTGAATTGTTAGATTTTTTTGGTGGTTTTTTAGATTTACAAGCCAAGCAAATTAGAGTTTTACACGCTAATAGTTTTATTGAAGATCCGACGAGAATTTATCGCGGTGTCAGGTTTGCTGTGCGGTTTGGATTTACTTTTGAGGAGGAAACAGCAGAATCTATTAGTTATGCTATTAATAGCGGAGTTTATGAACGAACAACTCAGGAAAATATCAGGACTCCGGCTTTACAAACTCGGTTAAAAACGGAATTAAAATATATTTTAGAAGCACCATATTGGCAATCTGCTTTACAGTTATTAGATGAATTAGATGCTTTGCAATGTATTCATTATAGTTTAAAGTTAAATAAGGATATTTTGCGAAAATTACGTTTATTAGATATATGTTTACGCAGATTTGACAAACAACAAAGTTTAAATCATTGGCAAATGCGGTTAGAGTTATTAATTGCTCATTTAGCACCACAATATCGCGCTAAGGTAGCTAAGAATTTGCAATTAGCTGATGATAGTATTATGAGATTAAAGAAATTAGCTGATCGGCAAAATGAGGTAATTACATCATTGCCAAATTGTGATTTATCTAGTCAGGTTGTACATTTTTTGAAAAAATATGATTTACAAACTTTGATTTTAATTGCTTTACAAAGTCAGAGGGAAGTGAGAAATAAAATTTGGGTTTATTTAACTAGGTTAGCAAATGTACAACCTTTGTTAAATGGTAATGATTTAAAACAGTTGGGTTATAAACCTAGTCCTATTTTCAAGCAGATATTAGATGATTTATTAAAGGCTACTTTGGATGGGACGATTAAGGATAAGGATGAAGCAAGGGAGTTTTTAGCTAACAATTATCCTCAGTAG
- a CDS encoding glycoside hydrolase family 10 protein: protein MNRVINRYFSLLIWVAFVFSLTIFPIYSTSVYSPKTSSLTTEVRGVWLTNVASGVLFVPWGVERAISQLAALNFNTIYPVVWNRGFTFYKSNFAKRVTGIKTQPFLDFMNGGNDVLNRIVRLAKNHEMSVIPWFEYGFMTPPNSALAKLHPEWLTSGQKGINSVNENLPEEINNNGVFHKQLWLNPLHPQVQEFILGLILEVVKNYDVDGIQVDDHFGMPVQFGYDTFTVNLYQKEHLGKNPPADNFNVEWMRWRANKLTDFMVRINQTVKKIKPDAKISLSPNSQYFSYKYYLQDWENWVNKELIDELILQVYRDDKRSFIAEIEKPAVKLAMSKIPVSIGISTGTLVSPVDIASIQEKVQLVRKHKFLGVSFFYWESLWGYISPESPQKRRNAFLEMFANKAVKPVKLKLIQSESVKARKYNAISNKKSSKK, encoded by the coding sequence ATGAATAGGGTGATAAACCGTTACTTTTCATTATTAATATGGGTAGCTTTTGTATTTAGCCTGACGATATTTCCCATTTATTCGACTTCTGTTTATTCTCCAAAAACAAGTTCTTTAACTACAGAAGTTCGTGGTGTTTGGCTAACTAATGTAGCTAGTGGTGTGCTGTTTGTACCATGGGGAGTTGAACGAGCAATTAGTCAATTAGCTGCTTTGAATTTTAATACTATTTATCCGGTGGTGTGGAATAGAGGTTTTACCTTTTATAAAAGTAATTTTGCCAAAAGGGTAACTGGTATTAAAACTCAGCCTTTTCTAGATTTTATGAATGGAGGAAATGATGTTTTAAATAGGATAGTTAGGTTAGCTAAAAATCATGAGATGAGTGTAATTCCTTGGTTTGAGTATGGATTTATGACTCCTCCTAATTCTGCATTGGCAAAGTTACATCCTGAATGGTTAACCAGTGGACAAAAAGGGATAAATTCTGTTAATGAAAATCTACCTGAAGAAATTAATAATAATGGTGTTTTTCATAAGCAGTTATGGTTAAATCCTTTGCATCCCCAAGTACAAGAATTTATTTTGGGGTTAATTTTAGAGGTGGTAAAAAATTATGATGTGGATGGTATTCAAGTTGATGATCATTTTGGAATGCCTGTACAATTTGGTTATGATACTTTTACGGTTAATCTATATCAAAAAGAACATTTAGGTAAAAATCCACCAGCTGATAATTTTAACGTGGAATGGATGCGATGGCGGGCAAATAAACTGACTGATTTTATGGTGAGAATTAATCAAACTGTAAAAAAAATTAAGCCTGATGCTAAAATTTCTCTTTCTCCTAATTCTCAGTATTTTTCCTATAAATACTATTTACAAGATTGGGAAAATTGGGTAAATAAAGAGTTAATAGATGAATTGATTTTACAGGTTTATCGAGATGATAAAAGATCATTTATTGCAGAGATTGAAAAACCTGCGGTAAAATTAGCTATGTCTAAAATTCCTGTGAGTATTGGTATTTCTACGGGAACTTTAGTTAGTCCTGTAGATATTGCAAGTATTCAAGAAAAGGTGCAACTTGTCAGAAAACATAAGTTTTTGGGAGTTTCTTTTTTCTATTGGGAAAGTTTGTGGGGTTATATTTCTCCCGAATCACCACAAAAAAGACGCAATGCTTTTTTAGAGATGTTTGCTAATAAAGCTGTGAAACCTGTGAAGTTGAAACTCATACAATCTGAATCTGTAAAAGCAAGAAAATATAATGCAATTAGTAACAAAAAAAGCTCAAAAAAATAA
- a CDS encoding ATP-binding protein yields the protein MNPVKLSKLSKSVSPKIQKIPQFFFGTEPDENSSSEQFLLSMYDSVQTSIFIVDVLEDGDFCYLAINPTHERWLGISSEELRGKKPEDILPPVDAAKVRHHYSECVQFGKTISYKQCLQFQGVNTCWSTTLTPLKNTEFRIYRLIGTSTNITHSKLAEPVELQKQVQYLKEQIELQKQHYTLQLQQIKQSHDLVRRITEQIRDQVDINQLLQTTVDELSNLLNLERCQIELYNHNQTLATVSYEYNPQLFYSQESTRQVAEFPEIYQALLQKQPLQSVEIVPRNNLQIQIISQLGYPIFDAQGSLGNIWLIKSTEEKFNDLEVSLVQEVANEFAIAIRQSQLQEKTKSQLKELEKRERRKNEFLKTLSQELRTPVTNINLAAQTLENLLTSSGILDLELVPQLLQILQNECGRESKLINDLLTLTYLKIEPEPPTLIPIDLKNWLTSIVESFRDVAYFQKQNLSLNIPTKLPDLETDITDFERIFSELINHACQCTPPGKSITLSVTSVEKEVKLQLSYTGVEIPHHELGQVFQPFYRFTKNEPWKNSDSGLELALVKEMVNRLNGKIVVQCIDQKITFTITFPKDV from the coding sequence ATGAATCCAGTTAAATTATCCAAATTATCAAAATCAGTATCCCCAAAAATACAGAAAATACCACAATTTTTTTTCGGTACAGAACCAGATGAAAACAGCAGTAGTGAGCAATTTCTCCTGAGTATGTATGATTCTGTGCAGACATCAATATTTATTGTGGATGTTTTAGAAGATGGTGATTTTTGTTATTTAGCTATTAACCCTACCCATGAAAGATGGTTAGGTATTTCTTCAGAAGAATTGCGAGGTAAAAAACCAGAAGATATACTTCCCCCTGTAGATGCGGCAAAAGTGCGTCACCATTACAGTGAATGTGTGCAGTTTGGGAAAACAATTTCCTATAAACAATGTTTGCAATTCCAAGGTGTAAATACTTGCTGGAGTACAACTTTAACACCATTAAAAAATACAGAATTTAGAATTTACAGATTAATTGGTACTAGCACTAATATCACACACTCGAAGTTAGCAGAACCAGTAGAATTACAAAAGCAGGTTCAATATTTAAAAGAACAAATAGAACTACAAAAGCAACATTATACATTACAGTTACAGCAAATAAAACAATCTCATGATTTAGTCAGAAGAATTACAGAACAAATTCGTGATCAGGTAGATATTAATCAATTGTTGCAAACAACTGTTGATGAATTATCAAATTTATTAAATCTAGAACGATGTCAAATCGAACTTTATAATCATAATCAAACTTTAGCTACAGTTAGCTATGAATATAATCCTCAATTATTTTATTCCCAGGAATCCACTAGACAGGTTGCAGAATTTCCAGAAATTTATCAAGCACTATTACAAAAACAGCCATTACAATCAGTGGAAATTGTACCTAGAAATAATTTACAAATACAAATTATTTCCCAACTAGGTTATCCCATTTTTGATGCACAGGGAAGTTTAGGTAATATTTGGTTAATTAAATCTACAGAGGAAAAGTTTAATGATTTAGAAGTTTCTTTAGTTCAGGAAGTAGCTAATGAATTTGCGATCGCCATTAGACAGTCCCAACTTCAGGAAAAAACCAAATCACAACTCAAAGAATTAGAAAAAAGAGAAAGACGGAAAAATGAGTTTTTAAAAACCCTTTCTCAAGAACTGCGAACTCCAGTTACTAATATTAATCTTGCTGCTCAAACGCTAGAAAACCTACTCACATCATCAGGTATTCTGGATCTAGAATTAGTACCCCAACTTTTACAGATTTTACAGAACGAATGTGGAAGAGAAAGTAAATTAATTAATGATTTGCTGACATTGACATATTTAAAAATTGAACCAGAACCACCAACATTAATCCCAATTGACTTAAAAAATTGGCTAACTTCTATTGTCGAGTCTTTTCGGGATGTAGCATATTTTCAAAAGCAAAATTTAAGTTTAAATATTCCTACAAAACTACCAGATTTAGAAACTGATATTACTGATTTTGAGCGCATTTTCAGTGAATTAATTAATCATGCTTGTCAGTGTACTCCCCCTGGTAAATCAATTACTTTGTCTGTTACATCAGTTGAAAAAGAGGTGAAGTTACAACTCAGTTACACAGGTGTAGAAATTCCCCACCATGAACTAGGACAAGTTTTTCAACCATTTTACCGCTTTACTAAAAACGAACCTTGGAAAAATAGCGATTCTGGATTAGAGTTAGCTTTGGTTAAGGAAATGGTAAACAGATTAAATGGGAAAATTGTGGTTCAATGTATTGATCAAAAAATCACTTTTACTATTACATTCCCAAAAGATGTTTAA
- the apcD gene encoding allophycocyanin subunit alpha-B: MTVISQVILQADDELRYPSSGELKSIKEFLKTGEQRTRIAATLSENEKKIVQEATKKLWQKRPDFIAPGGNAYGDKQRALCIRDFGWYLRLITYGVLAGDKGPIEKIGLIGVREMYNSLGVPVPGMVEAINCLKQASLDLLGAEDAAAAAPYFNYIIQAMS, encoded by the coding sequence ATGACTGTAATTAGCCAAGTTATTCTCCAAGCTGATGACGAACTGCGTTACCCTAGCAGTGGTGAACTCAAAAGTATCAAAGAATTTCTGAAAACTGGTGAACAGCGGACTAGAATCGCTGCTACCCTATCCGAAAATGAAAAAAAGATTGTTCAGGAAGCAACCAAAAAACTGTGGCAAAAGCGCCCTGATTTTATTGCCCCTGGCGGTAATGCTTACGGAGATAAACAACGTGCTTTATGTATCCGTGACTTTGGCTGGTACCTGCGCCTGATTACCTATGGCGTACTTGCTGGTGACAAAGGCCCTATCGAAAAAATCGGTTTGATAGGTGTGCGGGAAATGTACAACTCCCTGGGTGTTCCTGTTCCTGGTATGGTTGAAGCTATCAACTGTCTCAAACAAGCATCTTTGGATTTACTAGGTGCAGAAGATGCAGCAGCAGCAGCACCTTACTTTAATTACATCATTCAAGCGATGTCTTAA